Proteins from a single region of Eremothecium gossypii ATCC 10895 chromosome VI, complete sequence:
- the EMC1 gene encoding Emc1p (Syntenic homolog of Saccharomyces cerevisiae YCL045C (EMC1)) produces MRICILQAFLCAALWRHAYAVFDDEAYKTDWQVVNVGDYRCVVDDGRGSLVVLSDLDHSSMLSWISCKDGKVEFRQKLEFQADDMMVLGGGGQVALRHAEGGLVSLFDTQHGFQLDNEVDLFRSSCTPELSSLELKTDVLKFHSARPEVGSAEIPVPKGFREIKYLSISDKGQISVLFACDKSVYHYTEARGGSLTTQWTRDESLANIVAYTYLSETEDSELVNNEWNIEESMSLVGGYLRRLCRNLERLKTFILTNRKTPGTLLTEFLKDDEQSILKSERRFGLAQKLLAATKHGDIVALNMRTGERDWTFPTGYEDIVLLSVSQKTQELHVFTKKGLSLILDISEINSPTPKPGELELPNQKVMRLGHSDNYYVKTAFGDPELIVLDSNSEVNDKVIVDHTAKSIFAFVIKDSMPRQIWTVDVGNDEEIVAFQGREETSISNVGIVLGNRTVLYKYLNPNLASYIVANKKEDTITVNIIDTITGTIIHRATHDEHVNLLHPINLVFGEHWVIYSYFSNKPIAEQRISVIEMYESPEPNTRYSNSSVIENSLTHTVSPHFVSQSFIFSDIIKSMLLSKTVFGITTKAILMELDNGQLTYLPKFILNARRVAESQMSADDRKEFMAVPYVGTIPVHDNFVLTHYRDIITSKESKLFSIPTNLESTTFVCSLSHDLFCNRVAPSGQFDILSPTFEKVKLCATIVALIVMCYILGPIVGLKQIRSNWLVKEFSI; encoded by the coding sequence ATGCGAATCTGTATTTTACAAGCGTTCCTGTGCGCCGCTTTATGGAGGCATGCGTACGCGGTGTTTGATGATGAAGCATACAAAACAGATTGGCAGGTGGTGAACGTTGGCGATTACAGATGTGTTGTGGATGATGGTCGGGGCTCCCTCGTGGTGCTATCGGACTTGGACCACAGCTCAATGCTATCATGGATTAGTTGCAAGGATGGAAAGGTTGAATTTCGGCAGAAACTGGAGTTTCAGGCAGATGATATGATGGTTCTCGGAGGCGGAGGCCAGGTAGCCCTCCGTCACGCTGAGGGTGGGCTGGTGAGCTTGTTCGACACTCAGCATGGTTTCCAGCTGGACAATGAGGTTGATCTGTTCAGGTCCTCATGCACACCCGAGCTTTCTAGTCTTGAGCTGAAGACGGACGTGCTCAAGTTCCACAGTGCAAGGCCCGAGGTGGGATCGGCTGAGATTCCGGTGCCAAAGGGGTTTCGCGAAATCAAGTACTTGTCCATTAGCGACAAGGGTCAAATATCTGTGCTTTTTGCGTGCGATAAATCAGTTTATCACTACACTGAAGCCCGTGGGGGGTCCCTGACCACCCAGTGGACTAGGGACGAGTCCCTCGCAAACATCGTCGCGTACACCTATCTGTCTGAGACAGAGGATAGCGAGCTAGTCAATAATGAGTGGAACATTGAAGAGTCGATGAGTCTAGTAGGCGGTTACCTGCGGCGCCTCTGCCGTAACCTGGAGAGGCTAAAAACCTTTATTCTCACCAACCGTAAGACCCCCGGCACCCTGCTTACCGAATTCCTGAAAGATGATGAGCAGTCAATATTGAAAAGCGAGCGCAGATTTGGGCTAGCACAAAAGCTACTCGCTGCGACAAAGCATGGGGATATTGTTGCCTTAAATATGCGGACAGGCGAGCGGGACTGGACGTTTCCAACAGGTTACGAAGATATAGTTCTTCTCTCTGTGAGCCAGAAGACGCAAGAGTTACACGTCTTTACGAAGAAGGGTCTGAGTTTGATCTTGGATATTTCCGAGATCAATTCTCCAACTCCAAAGCCCGGTGAATTGGAATTGCCCAACCAGAAGGTGATGAGACTGGGTCATTCTGACAACTACTATGTGAAAACGGCATTCGGAGATCCGGAGCTAATTGTGCTGGACAGTAATTCAGAAGTGAATGACAAGGTAATCGTGGACCATACTGCCAAGTCCATCTTTGCATTTGTGATTAAAGACAGCATGCCGCGTCAAATATGGACAGTAGACGTTGGTAATGATGAGGAAATTGTCGCCTTCCAAGGTAGGGAAGAAACCTCCATTTCTAATGTTGGAATTGTCTTGGGGAATAGAACTGTTCTTTATAAGTACCTCAATCCCAACCTGGCATCTTATATTGTGGCAAACAAGAAAGAAGATACAATTACGGTGAATATCATTGATACCATCACTGGTACCATTATTCATAGAGCTACCCATGATGAGCATGTGAATCTATTACACCCAATAAATCTTGTCTTTGGTGAACACTGGGTCATTTATTCATATTTCAGCAACAAACCGATCGCAGAACAAAGAATATCCGTGATCGAGATGTACGAATCACCCGAGCCTAATACCCGCTATTCCAACTCCTCAGTCATTGAAAACAGTCTAACGCATACCGTTTCGCCCCATTTCGTTTCGCAGTCGTTCATCTTTTCTGACATTATAAAGAGCATGCTTCTCTCAAAAACGGTTTTCGGTATTACAACGAAGGCGATCCTGATGGAACTTGACAATGGCCAGCTGACTTATCTGCCCAAATTCATTCTTAATGCACGCAGAGTTGCAGAGTCCCAAATGTCTGCTGATGATCGGAAGGAATTTATGGCAGTGCCTTATGTTGGCACTATTCCGGTTCACGATAATTTCGTTCTTACCCATTATCGGGATATCATCACCAGCAAGGAGAGCAAGTTATTCTCAATCCCCACAAATCTGGAGTCGACTACGTTTGTCTGCAGCTTGAGTCACGATCTATTCTGCAACAGAGTTGCACCATCCGGTCAATTTGACATACTGAGCCCTACGTTTGAAAAAGTTAAGCTTTGTGCCACCATTGTCGCCCTCATTGTCATGTGCTATATCTTAGGGCCAATAGTTGGTTTGAAGCAAATTCGGTCGAACTGGCTAGTAAAGGAATTCTCCATTTAG
- the POF1 gene encoding nicotinamide-nucleotide adenylyltransferase (Syntenic homolog of Saccharomyces cerevisiae YCL047C (POF1)): MQSTRHFQLLEESKLSGTHFEIVYGKRFLDAPERRLLVLDSSFNPPHFGHCELIERAVEHYKSEQLHVLLLLSVNNADKAAKPATFDKRLYMMSILAELLSKSIDSSVGLTTHARFIEKTGAIRKHGFHVGPITYLMGFDTLIRFFDPRYYQPSTLIEALSEFMQHTELFCLTREDGAGPENQATYCATLATGGFEPHMPRNWASHIFIDSRAGKYYGLSSTKVRNLIAQPRALSDLVPKEILDYICIAGGPKIFTE, translated from the coding sequence ATGCAGAGTACTCGTCACTTTCAACTGTTGGAGGAATCCAAGCTGAGTGGAACCCATTTCGAAATTGTTTATGGCAAAAGATTCCTGGATGCGCCCGAGAGAAGGCTACTTGTTCTGGACTCCTCCTTCAACCCTCCTCATTTTGGGCACTGTGAGCTAATAGAACGAGCTGTGGAGCACTATAAATCAGAGCAGCTGCACGTGCTACTGCTTCTATCTGTTAACAACGCTGATAAAGCGGCAAAACCGGCTACCTTTGATAAGCGGCTTTATATGATGTCGATTCTTGCGGAACTTCTATCAAAAAGTATTGATTCCTCCGTTGGACTTACAACGCACGCGCGATTCATAGAAAAGACAGGTGCCATCCGTAAGCACGGCTTTCATGTGGGTCCAATTACGTACTTGATGGGGTTTGATACTCTTATCAGGTTCTTTGATCCAAGGTACTATCAGCCTAGCACTTTGATTGAAGCATTATCTGAATTCATGCAACATACAGAACTGTTCTGCCTCACGAGGGAAGACGGGGCTGGTCCGGAGAATCAGGCCACATACTGTGCCACGCTCGCAACTGGGGGCTTTGAGCCGCACATGCCAAGAAACTGGGCTTCACATATATTTATTGATAGCAGGGCGGGGAAGTATTACGGTCTATCATCAACTAAAGTTAGAAATCTCATAGCCCAGCCCCGTGCGCTGTCGGATTTGGTTCCAAAGGAGATTTTGGATTATATATGCATTGCTGGTGGCCCAAAAATATTTACTGAGTAG
- a CDS encoding AFR716Cp (Syntenic homolog of Saccharomyces cerevisiae YCL040W (GLK1) and YDR516C (EMI2)), translating into MSFEDLHKAQRGKVEEAVDEICKDFEVTEDKLRELTAYFIECMEQGLKNGETDGTYRGLPMIPSYVMGRPNGTEEGTFLAADLGGTNFRVCSVRLNGDHTFKLEQLKSKIPEELLDDDVTSDELFGFIAKRTMAFVKRYHSEVLQSEGGQLKLGFTFSYPVAQTSLSSGTLIRWTKGFNIKDAIGKDVVKMYQEQLDAVGLGSVRVVALANDTVGTFLSHCYNSRNSASLTTGEITEPVIGCIFGTGTNGCYMEKLENIEKLPQELRQKLTAQGKTEMCINIEWGSFDNELKHLPTTKYDLLIDQKFTHNPGFHLFEKRVSGMFLGEVLRNVLVDLHSQGLILRQYPQGQLPHRLLKPFNLSSEILSHIEIDDSSDLRETELSLLQALRLPTTADERRQIQRLVRAISRRSAYLASVPIAAVIIKTGALEKRYHGEVEIGCDGSVFEFYPGFRSMMRHGLALSPLGPDGERKVHLHVAKDGSGVGAALCALVA; encoded by the coding sequence ATGTCTTTCGAAGATTTGCACAAGGCGCAACGCGGGAAAGTCGAGGAGGCAGTGGACGAAATATGTAAGGATTTCGAGGTGACGGAGGACAAACTCCGCGAGTTGACCGCGTACTTCATCGAATGTATGGAACAGGGTCTCAAGAACGGAGAGACGGACGGGACGTACCGTGGGCTTCCGATGATCCCGTCGTACGTGATGGGCAGGCCCAATGGCACTGAGGAGGGCACGTTCTTGGCGGCGGACCTTGGCGGCACGAATTTCCGGGTGTGCTCGGTGCGTCTCAACGGTGATCACACGTTCAAGCTGGAGCAGTTGAAGTCGAAGATCCCCGAGGAGCTCCTTGACGACGACGTAACATCAGACGAGTTGTTCGGCTTCATCGCGAAGCGCACAATGGCGTTTGTCAAGCGCTACCACTCTGAAGTGCTCCAGAGCGAGGGCGGCCAACTGAAGCTCGGGTTTACGTTCTCGTATCCCGTGGCGCAGACATCGCTATCGAGCGGCACTTTGATCCGCTGGACGAAGGGCTTCAACATCAAGGATGCGATCGGCAAGGACGTGGTCAAGATGTACCAGGAGCAGTTGGACGCGGTCGGGTTGGGCAGCGTGCGCGTTGTCGCGCTGGCAAACGATACCGTCGGCACGTTCCTCTCGCACTGCTACAATTCGCGCAACTCGGCGTCACTCACAACAGGCGAGATCACAGAGCCCGTCATCGGGTGCATCTTCGGAACGGGCACGAATGGCTGCTACATGGAGAAGCTCGAGAACATCGAGAAGTTGCCGCAGGAGCTCCGTCAGAAGCTTACCGCGCAGGGCAAGACCGAGATGTGCATCAACATCGAGTGGGGCTCGTTTGACAACGAGCTCAAGCACTTGCCCACGACCAAGTACGACTTGCTCATCGATCAGAAGTTTACCCACAACCCCGGCTTTCACCTGTTCGAGAAGCGCGTGTCGGGCATGTTCTTGGGCGAGGTCCTCCGTAACGTGCTTGTCGACCTCCACTCCCAGGGCCTCATTCTGCGCCAATACCCCCAGGGCCAGCTACCCCACCGCTTGTTGAAGCCCTTCAACCTCTCCTCCGAGATTCTCTCGCACATTGAGATCGACGACTCCTCCGATCTTCGCGAGACCGAGCTCTCGCTCTTGCAGGCTCTCCGCCTCCCCACCACCGCCGACGAGCGCCGCCAGATCCAGCGCCTCGTGCGCGCCATCTCGCGCCGCTCTGCCTACCTTGCCTCCGTCCCCATTGCCGCCGTCATCATCAAAACGGGCGCGTTGGAAAAGCGCTACCACGGAGAGGTCGAGATTGGCTGTGATGGCAGCGTCTTCGAGTTCTACCCCGGATTCCGTTCCATGATGCGTCATGGCTTGGCGCTGTCCCCTCTAGGCCCGGATGGCGAACGTAAAGTCCATCTACATGTAGCAAAGGACGGCTCAGGCGTCGGCGCGGCGCTATGCGCACTTGTCGCCTAG
- the GRH1 gene encoding Grh1p (Syntenic homolog of Saccharomyces cerevisiae YDR517W (GRH1)), producing MLRIAKNLVKTFEQSVQDMGLDRSLDVYFQSIPPQLLEPGRDTTATVHGLRVLRVAESQLQLCSFFDYIVGIDGEPLPTAANQHGFLHPDYQRIFAQLNARSGGSVQLNVWSAKGGMYRDEYLQLQPKSAVEDVPLEPEASQPAHCVFEPLGFSVQWTPLLSATYTYHVLNINMPGGPAAASGIVPQDDYIVGCQEGLLATGGETILPDIVRARAGRDLELYVYNSPTDTLRPVTVHIGPDGRLGCGVGYGFLHRVPAPALRASTDAFVPAAALAHPAEPAHSEPAHVPPADMPLPLPAPRKKRHPAHSGAAAAMQDYFQEGKDASPRITPAATPVPPPQSSR from the coding sequence ATGCTCCGCATCGCCAAGAACCTCGTGAAGACCTTCGAGCAGTCCGTCCAGGACATGGGCCTTGACCGGTCGCTGGACGTGTACTTCCAGTCGAtcccgccgcagctgctggagccGGGCCGCGACACAACGGCCACGGTGCACGGTCTCCGCGTGCTACGCGTGGCCGAAagccagctgcagctgtgTTCATTCTTCGACTACATTGTAGGCATCGACGGCGAGCCGCTCCCGACGGCCGCTAACCAGCACGGCTTCCTGCATCCGGACTACCAGCGCATTTTCGCGCAGCTGAacgcgcgcagcggcggcagcgtgCAGCTGAACGTATGGTCCGCGAAGGGCGGCATGTACCGCGACGAGTACTTGCAGCTGCAACCCAAGAGCGCCGTGGAGGACGTGCCGCTCGAGCCCGAGGCCTCGCAGCCCGCTCACTGCGTCTTCGAGCCGCTGGGCTTCTCCGTGCAGTGGACGCCGTTGCTCTCCGCCACCTACACATACCACGTGCTCAACATCAACATGCCCGGCgggcccgccgccgccagtGGCATCGTCCCGCAGGACGACTACATCGTGGGCTGCCAGGAGGGCTTGCTGGCCACCGGCGGCGAGACCATCCTCCCAGACATcgtgcgcgcccgcgccggccgcgaCCTCGAGCTCTACGTCTACAACAGCCCCACGGACACCCTTCGCCCCGTGACTGTCCACATCGGCCCGGACGGTCGCTTGGGCTGCGGCGTCGGCTACGGCTTCCTGCACCGCGTCCCTGCGCCCGCCCTCCGCGCCAGCACCGACGCCTTTGTGCCAGCCGCGGCCCTCGCCCACCCCGCAGAACCCGCACACAGCGAACCCGCACATGTCCCGCCCGCCGACATGCCGCTCCCGCTGCCAGCACCCCGCAAGAAACGCCATCCAGCCCACTCGGGCGCCGCGGCAGCGATGCAAGACTACTTCCAGGAGGGCAAGGACGCTAGTCCGCGAATCACACCTGCGGCCACGCCTGTCCCGCCCCCGCAGTCTTCTCGCTAG
- the URC2 gene encoding Urc2p (Syntenic homolog of Saccharomyces cerevisiae YDR520C (URC2)), which yields MNEFSHANDTEGVGKVADDSSLARVSASSSSLPSRTTAAGESKVYLDGNRRAVHTLRGKRLESSTTHEHAFDHDEGEGMREREHCSDLGHLRKQRKKRRTYSCDLCRKFKTRCDFEPTAGKCHRCHVLNLECSLTKDRQADILRAAEGSGEEGPYRLPHVAQSNSSNQRGLGMDQRLQILENQISGLSNKLDFILLLLQGSNTAILNANAMGGRSTRAYMGAKDSEASPAVSNASDDEANYKGQLGWPPLETGAEKLTRILPIQEYRKSGFNSLKLSDPPFKLIYDLDSKLFPSKALSEEEIIAQNQRPFVVARVNFMSYFGRYEQLCLNLSREFLVKSHFWIIPGGIKEIDREYVKKHVFITSVFTVIAMGFAENKVYEEEQELLYPLVERLLANTLTMSEKLTDHDIEAILYCCMFSISRKSKRHRQLRFNSLIMCNFAINSLLTIIDYHKIKERVLVREEYQSIDLYHLRILNSLTACKFQYSIGHGEFTVQDELSKEFNNLTAKFPQANFGDDIKISEINLSEIVSSIFLNFGLYFREFSSKFRQQYTEEGSREASEKEAKDLVFPELEYWLINWDELLSKDGGGVLLFSYHFYYIMLCRTLLTERYDEDFRNDLFYFRCALHTMKNSCFALLNGFLKLPPSLLKGAPVNILHQLVYACLTVSDFLLYYEPSERQLILNMCTKIYWHLNAIGEKSNEATENVGKIIKALIDTSKDKNTDPTKLVPGNHQLSSKHNSVGQLTSLASDSLASSPTGVGSLSSSLPLDSGAAFSLPDVDQFNSFEDFFQDFFGNLKPTTQSMFSSLHKK from the coding sequence ATGAACGAATTTTCACATGCGAATGATACCGAAGGCGTTGGCAAGGTTGCTGACGATAGTTCGCTAGCTAGGGTCAGCGCATCTTCATCCTCGCTACCCAGCCGAACAACTGCGGCAGGGGAGTCAAAGGTATACTTAGACGGCAACCGGAGAGCTGTGCATACGCTGAGAGGGAAGAGGCTGGAATCAAGTACTACACACGAGCACGCGTTTGACCACGATGAGGGAGAAGGGATGCGGGAACGAGAACACTGCTCTGACCTGGGCCATCTACGAAAGCAACGCAAGAAAAGAAGAACATACAGCTGCGACCTTTGCCGTAAGTTCAAGACACGATGCGACTTTGAGCCGACAGCCGGGAAATGCCACAGGTGCCATGTGCTAAACCTGGAGTGCTCTCTGACTAAGGACCGCCAGGCGGATATCctgcgcgctgctgaaggCTCCGGCGAAGAAGGCCCATATCGTCTTCCGCACGTTGCTCAAAGCAATAGTAGCAATCAGCGAGGGCTGGGGATGGACCAGCGATTACAGATACTGGAGAATCAGATCTCTGGCCTGAGCAACAAGCTGGATTTTATCTTGTTGCTGTTACAAGGCTCCAACACGGCTATTCTCAACGCCAATGCGATGGGCGGTAGGAGTACGAGAGCCTATATGGGTGCGAAAGATTCGGAAGCTAGTCCAGCTGTCTCGAACGCTAGCGACGATGAAGCCAATTACAAGGGGCAGTTGGGTTGGCCGCCGTTAGAAACTGGGGCGGAGAAGCTGACCCGCATACTGCCTATTCAAGAATATAGAAAGAGTGGCTTCAACAGTTTAAAACTAAGCGATCCACCATTTAAGTTGATTTACGACCTTGACAGCAAACTGTTCCCCTCCAAGGCTCTATCCGAGGAGGAGATCATAGCCCAAAACCAGCGTCCATTTGTCGTTGCGCGCGTTAACTTCATGAGCTATTTTGGTCGTTATGAGCAATTATGTTTAAACCTCTCCCGAGAATTCCTCGTAAAGTCCCATTTTTGGATTATACCTGGCGGTATTAAGGAGATAGACAGGGAGTATGTTAAGAAACACGTATTCATCACTAGTGTATTTACGGTAATTGCCATGGGCTTTGCCGAGAACAAAGTTTACGAGGAAGAACAAGAACTACTGTATCCATTGGTCGAGAGGCTGCTGGCGAACACTCTCACGATGTCCGAGAAATTAACAGACCATGATATAGAGGCTATATTATACTGTTGCATGTTTAGCATTTCGAGAAAATCGAAGAGGCACAGACAACTGCGGTTCAATTCTCTAATAATGTGCAATTTTGCGATAAACAGTCTGCTCACAATCATCGATTACCATAAGATCAAGGAGCGTGTTCTCGTGAGAGAAGAATACCAATCCATTGATCTATATCATCTCAGGATCTTAAATTCACTAACAGCTTGTAAGTTTCAATACTCGATTGGGCATGGCGAATTCACTGTACAGGATGAACTGTCGAAGGAATTCAACAATTTAACAGCCAAGTTCCCACAGGCAAATTTTGGAGATGACATTAAGATTAGTGAGATAAATCTTTCAGAGATTGTAAGCTCCATTTTCTTGAATTTTGGGCTATATTTTAGGGAGTTTTCCAGCAAATTCAGACAGCAGTACACTGAAGAAGGATCACGAGAAGCATCTGAGAAGGAAGCGAAAGACTTGGTGTTTCCCGAGTTAGAATACTGGTTGATTAATTGGGATGAGTTACTATCAAAAGATGGAGGAGGTGTTCTACTATTTTCCTACCATTTCTACTACATCATGCTATGCAGGACGTTACTGACCGAAAGGTATGATGAAGACTTCAGAAATGACTTATTTTACTTCCGATGCGCCTTGCATACCATGAAAAACTCGTGTTTTGCATTACTAAATGGATTTCTCAAGCTTCCTCCATCATTACTTAAAGGCGCACCTGTTAATATTCTACACCAGTTAGTCTACGCTTGTCTGACAGTTTCTGATTTCCTACTTTACTATGAACCTTCTGAGAGACAGCTAATCTTAAATATGTGCACTAAGATATACTGGCATTTGAATGCCATCGGTGAAAAGTCAAATGAAGCGACTGAGAACGTTGGCAAGATTATAAAGGCTTTAATCGATACCAGTAAAGACAAGAATACTGATCCTACTAAGCTAGTTCCGGGGAATCACCAACTTTCTTCGAAACATAACAGTGTGGGACAACTAACGTCACTTGCGTCGGACAGTTTGGCATCTTCTCCAACAGGAGTAGGCTCGCTGAGCTCATCACTCCCATTGGATAGTGGAGCTGCCTTCAGCTTACCTGACGTAGACCAGTTTAACAGCTTTGAGGACTTTTTCCAGGACTTTTTCGGTAACCTGAAACCCACCACACAAAGCATGTTCTCATCTCTTCACAAGAAGTAG
- the MGR1 gene encoding Mgr1p (Syntenic homolog of Saccharomyces cerevisiae YCL044C (MGR1)) — MALFTPPSEDKDGRDRSGGGDKASGVVRTPFHLRPSLGLALWGPLVPASDNRAGLWTLVGLQTLMGAFFVSRFRALRPKLLKRDIADFPSLNRFSKTSGDMHVGPVHVFADFGGTHSFHRRAGESPGFFQSRRFVSLKRALYLSTGVVLLVQSALESARLTLLVYDPWEEQARGVRDKQFYNDVVRYYHEGVDPARFIVKDPASGNTLPVNVPEVKQGVALARAHTNARNIITRWLGPLDCKPLSSSEFLDKLEHYLDTCDFIQDMNNKRLFGNPAEVKARQKALDALIQANKENRRRIRHILDITPPRGLPLSPKAVDQGLRSIILDPDHESTEDLDLHELWSIYNPWVDLALDTSLSIKFLPTVRTPEELLGDSEDTAVEQKNPPVQIKRERG; from the coding sequence ATGGCATTATTCACACCACCTAGTGAAGATAAAGATGGGCGCGACCGTTCTGGAGGCGGAGACAAAGCCTCAGGAGTGGTTCGAACGCCGTTCCACCTTAGACCAAGCTTGGGGTTGGCGCTTTGGGGGCCGCTGGTGCCTGCATCAGATAATCGTGCCGGTTTGTGGACGCTTGTTGGCCTGCAGACGCTCATGGGGGCCTTCTTCGTGAGCCGCttccgcgcgctgcggccgAAGCTGCTAAAGCGTGATATCGCAGACTTCCCGAGCTTGAACCGGTTCTCGAAGACGTCTGGGGACATGCATGTGGGACCTGTGCACGTGTTCGCGGATTTCGGGGGCACACACTCGTTCCACCGGCGTGCGGGGGAGAGTCCTGGGTTTTTCCAGAGCCGGCGCTTTGTGAGCCTGAAGCGCGCGCTGTACCTGAGCACCGGGGTGGTGCTGCTCGTGCAGTCTGCACTGGAATCTGCACGGCTGACGCTCCTCGTTTATGACCCATGGGAGGAAcaggcgcgcggcgtgcgcgACAAGCAGTTCTACAACGATGTCGTGCGTTACTACCACGAGGGCGTGGATCCTGCGCGCTTCATTGTCAAGGACCCCGCAAGTGGCAATACGCTACCGGTAAATGTTCCGGAGGTGAAGCAGGGCGTTGCCCTCGCGCGCGCACACACTAACGCACGCAACATCATCACCCGTTGGCTCGGGCCTCTGGACTGCAAGCCCCTTTCTTCCTCCGAGTTCCTCGACAAGTTGGAACACTACCTCGACACCTGCGATTTCATCCAAGACATGAACAACAAGCGTTTGTTCGGGAACCCCGCAGAGGTCAAGGCTCGCCAGAAGGCTCTCGATGCGCTGATTCAGGCCAATAAGGAGAATAGGCGCAGGATCAGGCACATACTTGACATTACACCTCCCAGGGGTCTCCCGTTGTCTCCGAAGGCTGTCGACCAGGGACTACGGAGCATTATTTTGGATCCCGACCACGAGTCCACCGAGGATCTCGATTTGCATGAACTCTGGTCGATTTACAACCCTTGGGTTGATCTGGCCTTGGATACCTCGTTAAGCATTAAGTTTTTGCCCACTGTCCGGACGCCTGAAGAACTACTAGGCGATTCAGAAGACACAGCAGTTGAGCAGAAAAACCCCCCAGTACAAATAAAACGAGAAAGGGGTTAA
- a CDS encoding AFR718Wp (Syntenic homolog of Saccharomyces cerevisiae YCL043C (PDI1) and YDR518W (EUG1)) — protein sequence MLFDKRFVLSIAGLLAQFAQAQDATAPEDSAVVKLTGETFGKFLEENPLVMAEFYAPWCGHCKHLAPEYVKAAGELAEKGIKLAQVDCEQELDLCAGQNVRGYPTLKVFHSGASEEGMPYTGARKAEEIVAYMLRQAEPAVTVLEGKEAAQDLEDLLAESKTAVVVDGGVKGLNESFYELANLLRNDFVFVQYPTKKPTLAVHLPGEKEPIVFEGKNTTLPHLVDWISVESLPYFGEVDAITYQKYMTSDLPLAYFFYSSEEEREQYAGLFRKLGKAHRGSLNFAGLDAVKYGQHAENLNMKQQFPLFVIHNATSDLKYGLPQLSDEEVSAGTAVTIKEADIEKFVVDFLDSKIEPIIKSEDVPEVQESSVYKLVATTHDQIVKDEDKDVLVKYYAPWCGHCKKMAPTFEELADVYANDEDAKNKVLIADIDATLNDVHGVVIEGFPTIVLYPAGKDSTPVVYQRSRSLEEFLDFIKEEGTHKVDGQAIHARNAETAADKPAEKAEAEAEDADLERDEL from the coding sequence ATGCTTTTTGACAAGCGGTTTGTGTTGTCCATCGCCGGGTTGCTGGCACAGTTTGCACAGGCCCAAGATGCCACTGCACCAGAGGACTCTGCAGTGGTCAAGTTGACCGGAGAGACGTTCGGGAAGTTCTTAGAGGAGAACCCGCTTGTGATGGCGGAGTTTTATGCGCCATGGTGTGGCCACTGTAAGCACCTGGCACCGGAGTACGTGAAGGCGGCTGGGGAGCTGGCCGAGAAGGGCATCAAGCTGGCGCAGGTGGACTGcgagcaggagctggaTCTATGCGCGGGCCAGAACGTGCGCGGGTACCCGACGCTGAAGGTGTTCCACAGTGGGGCGTCAGAGGAGGGCATGCCATACACGGGCGCACGCAAGGCCGAGGAAATTGTGGCGTACATGCTGCGCCAGGCCGAGCCGGCCGTGACGGTGCTGGAGGGCAAGGAGGCCGCCCAGGACCTGGAGGACCTGCTTGCGGAGTCCAAGACCGCAGTGGTGGTTGACGGTGGCGTGAAGGGCCTGAACGAGTCCTTTTACGAACTGGCCAACCTGCTCCGGAACGACTTTGTATTTGTGCAGTACCCAACTAAGAAGCCGACCTTGGCGGTCCACTTGCCGGGCGAGAAGGAGCCAATTGTGTTCGAGGGTAAGAACACCACGCTTCCTCACCTTGTCGACTGGATCTCCGTCGAGAGCCTGCCTTACTTTGGCGAGGTCGATGCGATCACCTATCAGAAGTACATGACCTCAGACCTGCCTTTGGCTTACTTCTTCTACTCTtccgaggaggagcgcgagcAATACGCAGGCCTCTTCCGCAAGCTGGGCAAGGCGCACCGTGGCTCCCTAAACTTTGCTGGCCTAGACGCCGTCAAGTACGGCCAGCACGCCGAAAACCTCAACATGAAGCAGCAGTTCCCTCTCTTTGTCATCCACAACGCGACCTCAGACCTCAAGTACGGTCTCCCACAGTTGTCCGACGAGGAAGTCTCGGCGGGCACCGCGGTGACCATCAAGGAGGCCGACATCGAGAAGTTCGTCGTGGACTTTTTGGACTCCAAGATTGAGCCTATTATCAAGTCTGAGGATGTCCCAGAGGTCCAGGAGAGCAGTGTTTACAAGCTAGTCGCCACCACCCACGACCAAATTGTCAAGGACGAGGACAAGGATGTGCTTGTTAAGTACTACGCCCCATGGTGCGGCCACTGCAAGAAGATGGCCCCAACCTTTGAGGAGCTTGCGGATGTCTACGCCAACGACGAGGATGCGAAGAACAAGGTCCTAATCGCCGACATCGACGCCACCTTGAACGATGTTCACGGCGTGGTGATCGAGGGCTTCCCCACCATCGTTCTATACCCCGCCGGCAAGGACTCTACGCCGGTTGTATACCAGCGCTCCCGCTCCTTGGAGGAGTTCCTAGACTTCATCAAGGAGGAGGGTACCCACAAGGTGGACGGCCAGGCCATCCACGCGCGTAATGCCGAGACTGCTGCCGATAAGCCCGCCGAGAAAGCCGAGGCCGAGGCCGAAGACGCCGACTTGGAGCGCGATGAGTTGTAA